The Methanoregula boonei 6A8 genome has a window encoding:
- a CDS encoding zinc ribbon domain-containing protein, producing MARKCRNCGAPAPETNSKFCDLCGAPLIEEPVTPQGLPVCPSCGAIVSDKKAQFCDICGAPLAKQVCPSCGTPAPSSRSKFCTRCGATFGPPVPVKSRAGTISSGAAEPEPEPVVVRSRKGHKPEPGPVPADVSEEWDPWTDGDPLYDVSAPLPIQPQPRPLTDLERIAAGVPRPKPAKGESEDQHSSGQQKKYSHLPLVADELREEAERRRSAYDTGESKGPSGRKGKQGKKGGLFKF from the coding sequence ATGGCCAGGAAATGCAGGAACTGCGGAGCACCCGCCCCGGAAACCAATTCGAAGTTCTGCGATCTGTGCGGGGCACCGCTCATCGAAGAACCGGTAACACCGCAGGGGCTGCCGGTCTGTCCATCGTGTGGTGCCATTGTCTCGGATAAAAAAGCGCAGTTCTGCGATATCTGTGGAGCTCCTCTGGCAAAACAGGTCTGCCCTTCGTGCGGAACTCCAGCCCCGTCCTCCCGGTCAAAGTTCTGTACCCGGTGCGGTGCAACCTTTGGGCCGCCAGTTCCGGTCAAAAGCCGGGCAGGTACGATTTCTTCCGGTGCGGCAGAGCCAGAACCAGAGCCGGTGGTGGTCAGGTCACGGAAAGGACACAAGCCCGAACCTGGTCCTGTCCCTGCGGATGTTTCTGAGGAGTGGGACCCGTGGACCGACGGGGATCCGCTCTATGATGTCTCGGCTCCTCTGCCGATTCAGCCGCAACCGAGGCCGCTCACCGATCTTGAACGTATTGCCGCGGGAGTCCCCCGCCCCAAACCGGCCAAAGGGGAGAGTGAGGACCAGCACTCTTCTGGCCAACAGAAAAAGTATTCCCATCTCCCCCTGGTAGCAGATGAATTGCGCGAGGAGGCCGAACGCCGCCGCTCTGCGTACGACACCGGGGAGAGCAAGGGACCCAGCGGTCGCAA
- the frhB gene encoding coenzyme F420 hydrogenase subunit beta, which translates to MGAELGKYKSCVSARSTDKEVLKYAQDGGIVTSLFGYALDTGIIDGAIVAANKEFYAKYPSKCIQDSSNLDMIEPWRPIPAIVNTKAELLAAAGTKYNISPNIALLKEATRSFGLDKIGIVGTPCQMQAVRKAQLYPVGMRDVGASIALAVGIFCMENFPYQSILQLVEDHAAMKLESVKKMEIGKGKFWVYGKRGQVVQLPLKVTHKYEQPGCHVCLDYVANLGDISTGSVGSPDGWSTIFVRSKIGEAVWAKAIADGVFETQPIEKVKPGLELVTKLANEKITKNKNTLEARKTFGVGKALRNPYI; encoded by the coding sequence ATGGGAGCAGAACTCGGTAAATACAAATCATGCGTCTCAGCCCGGAGCACCGACAAGGAGGTTCTCAAATACGCCCAGGATGGCGGCATTGTAACGTCCCTGTTCGGCTATGCACTCGACACGGGAATTATCGACGGCGCTATTGTTGCGGCAAACAAGGAATTCTACGCAAAATACCCGTCCAAGTGTATTCAGGACAGCTCAAACCTCGATATGATCGAGCCCTGGAGACCAATCCCGGCAATCGTCAACACCAAGGCTGAGCTGCTTGCAGCGGCCGGAACCAAGTACAACATCAGCCCGAACATTGCGCTCTTAAAGGAAGCAACCCGCAGCTTCGGTCTGGACAAGATCGGTATTGTCGGCACCCCCTGCCAGATGCAGGCAGTCCGCAAAGCCCAGCTGTACCCGGTCGGCATGCGTGACGTTGGCGCAAGCATTGCCCTTGCAGTAGGTATCTTCTGCATGGAGAACTTCCCGTACCAAAGCATCCTCCAGCTCGTGGAAGACCACGCGGCAATGAAGCTCGAGTCGGTCAAGAAGATGGAGATCGGAAAGGGCAAGTTCTGGGTCTACGGCAAGCGCGGACAGGTCGTTCAGCTGCCACTCAAGGTGACCCACAAGTACGAGCAGCCCGGTTGCCACGTTTGCCTCGACTACGTTGCAAACCTCGGCGACATCTCCACCGGTTCAGTCGGCAGCCCCGACGGCTGGTCCACGATCTTTGTCAGGTCAAAGATCGGTGAGGCAGTCTGGGCAAAGGCAATCGCAGACGGCGTCTTCGAGACCCAGCCGATCGAGAAGGTCAAGCCCGGCCTTGAACTTGTGACCAAGCTCGCAAACGAGAAGATCACAAAGAACAAGAACACGCTCGAGGCACGCAAGACCTTTGGTGTGGGCAAGGCTCTCCGGAACCCCTACATCTAA
- the frhG gene encoding coenzyme F420 hydrogenase subunit gamma: MADKITVGYTHLSGCTGCTVALADNYAGLLTLLDRYVDLKYMPTLADVRHIQKVDVSFVEGSVCINDKLAVEEIKETREKSAVVVALGGCACYGNITRFCRGGQQNQPAHEAFLPIGDLIKVDVFIPGCAPTPQMIRNVAVMAYLLLKGTKEQKDLATAYLTPLMKLAGGCEACACDIMTSVINQGLCMGCGSCAAACPVNAITMEYGKPQLERDLCIKCGACSAQCPRGFFNTDVISEYEAINEAIMAALQ, encoded by the coding sequence GTGGCAGATAAGATTACAGTAGGTTACACACACCTGAGTGGGTGTACCGGTTGCACTGTGGCACTCGCAGACAACTATGCCGGATTATTAACACTCCTCGACAGATATGTCGACCTGAAATATATGCCGACCCTTGCAGATGTCAGGCACATCCAGAAGGTTGATGTCTCGTTCGTTGAGGGATCAGTCTGTATTAACGACAAACTCGCAGTAGAAGAGATCAAGGAGACCCGTGAGAAGTCCGCAGTGGTTGTCGCCCTCGGCGGCTGCGCCTGCTATGGCAACATCACGCGGTTTTGCCGCGGCGGCCAGCAGAACCAGCCGGCTCACGAGGCATTCCTGCCGATCGGCGACCTGATCAAGGTCGATGTGTTCATCCCCGGATGCGCACCCACGCCCCAGATGATCCGGAACGTCGCGGTCATGGCATACCTGCTCCTCAAGGGAACCAAAGAACAAAAAGACCTCGCAACTGCCTACCTGACCCCGCTCATGAAGCTCGCCGGAGGCTGCGAAGCATGCGCCTGCGACATCATGACCAGCGTGATCAACCAGGGCCTCTGCATGGGATGCGGCAGCTGTGCGGCAGCCTGCCCGGTCAACGCCATTACCATGGAGTACGGCAAGCCCCAGCTCGAGCGCGACCTGTGCATTAAGTGCGGTGCCTGCTCTGCGCAGTGCCCGAGAGGGTTCTTCAACACTGATGTTATCAGTGAGTACGAGGCGATCAACGAGGCCATTATGGCGGCACTCCAGTGA
- the frhD gene encoding coenzyme F420-reducing hydrogenase, FrhD protein — protein MMQSEIVIVGCGNPLFGDDGFGPAVIEEMEKLILPDNVTIQDGGAGAPHFIFNFLDPEVTKKLVVVDISDFNAKPGSISKISGDTLKPGAYIDPHSWDGVDQLCRISAKIDTTVVMCQPAKAIKKGDADVEIGLSEDVKNAIPKAIQVILETIGVDYGTTINLQKEGSQRGAAETCGHQER, from the coding sequence ATGATGCAGTCGGAGATCGTCATAGTAGGGTGTGGAAATCCCCTGTTCGGCGATGACGGTTTTGGTCCTGCGGTAATTGAGGAAATGGAGAAGCTCATACTTCCCGACAATGTAACAATACAGGACGGTGGCGCAGGAGCCCCGCACTTTATTTTTAATTTCCTTGATCCCGAAGTGACAAAGAAACTCGTTGTTGTTGATATATCAGATTTCAATGCAAAGCCGGGTTCAATCTCGAAAATCTCCGGGGATACCCTTAAGCCGGGTGCATACATTGACCCCCATTCATGGGACGGCGTAGATCAGCTCTGTCGTATCAGTGCAAAAATTGATACAACGGTTGTCATGTGCCAGCCGGCAAAGGCTATCAAAAAAGGAGATGCAGATGTTGAAATCGGGCTTTCCGAAGATGTGAAAAACGCGATCCCGAAGGCAATTCAGGTTATACTCGAAACGATTGGGGTGGATTATGGGACTACTATCAATCTTCAAAAAGAAGGAAGCCAGCGCGGAGCCGCAGAAACCTGTGGCCACCAAGAGCGCTGA
- the frhA gene encoding coenzyme F420 hydrogenase subunit alpha produces MSKVVEISPTTRHEGHSKMVLKVNDQGIIETGNWCSITPVRGVEKLAVGKTPEQVPKIASRVCGICPIAHNLAATEAMEASIKCEIPKDAKALRNILQLANRLHSIALHDILILPDLYIPGTETKINPFTAEEPVRTVAKRIQRLREIGQTIGQIAGGDCIHPRNTRIGGMYRNCSEQAKTKMYDLAKEGLVLAKAQMDFMIAVLRNYQARESVDVGGMKVPLPKTLGYHNQGYMATHAFYGSSSLDECPTWDINRFKEVRPWDWYMGEMEVSLEEPRYPVGGTTKIGTKVNPQMEACTGIPMYDGQPVEVGPRARLATYKNYDEKGTVGQNIAREMEYTDSLYEMIDQIDALDTCGKVVADFIPDGDGSLGWATNEAPRGCDAHIARVKDWKVQYFSMLVPTTWNFATCSAALTGAPWQLAEVIMRGYDPCVSCATHMIVLDEDNKVVAQKLIQ; encoded by the coding sequence TTGTCGAAAGTTGTAGAGATTTCCCCAACCACAAGACATGAGGGACACTCCAAGATGGTCTTGAAGGTTAACGACCAGGGCATCATTGAGACGGGTAACTGGTGTTCCATTACCCCGGTGAGGGGCGTAGAGAAGCTTGCCGTCGGCAAGACCCCCGAACAGGTGCCGAAGATCGCATCCCGTGTCTGTGGTATCTGCCCGATAGCCCACAACCTTGCGGCTACCGAAGCGATGGAAGCATCGATCAAGTGCGAGATCCCCAAGGATGCAAAGGCGCTCCGTAATATCCTGCAGCTCGCAAACCGGCTGCACAGCATTGCGCTGCACGATATCCTGATCCTGCCCGATCTGTATATCCCGGGTACCGAGACCAAGATCAACCCGTTCACGGCAGAAGAGCCGGTGCGCACCGTTGCAAAGCGCATCCAGCGCCTCCGTGAGATCGGACAGACCATTGGCCAGATTGCTGGCGGCGACTGCATCCACCCGAGAAACACCCGTATCGGTGGTATGTACCGCAACTGCTCCGAGCAGGCCAAGACCAAGATGTACGACCTCGCCAAGGAAGGACTTGTCCTTGCCAAGGCCCAGATGGACTTCATGATCGCAGTCCTGAGGAACTACCAGGCACGCGAATCCGTCGATGTTGGCGGCATGAAGGTTCCCCTGCCCAAGACCCTCGGGTACCATAATCAGGGCTACATGGCAACCCATGCATTCTATGGCAGCTCGAGCCTTGACGAATGCCCCACATGGGACATCAACCGGTTCAAGGAAGTCCGGCCATGGGACTGGTACATGGGCGAGATGGAAGTTTCGCTCGAAGAGCCACGGTACCCCGTTGGCGGAACCACCAAGATTGGCACCAAGGTCAACCCCCAGATGGAGGCCTGCACCGGCATCCCGATGTACGATGGCCAGCCGGTAGAAGTCGGTCCGCGTGCCCGTCTTGCGACCTACAAGAACTACGATGAGAAGGGCACAGTAGGCCAGAATATTGCCCGTGAGATGGAGTACACTGACAGCCTGTACGAGATGATCGATCAGATCGATGCACTCGACACCTGCGGAAAGGTTGTTGCAGACTTTATCCCCGATGGCGACGGATCCCTTGGCTGGGCAACCAACGAGGCACCCCGCGGCTGCGATGCACACATTGCCCGTGTCAAGGACTGGAAGGTCCAGTACTTCAGCATGCTCGTACCGACCACATGGAACTTTGCAACCTGCAGTGCAGCCCTCACCGGCGCACCTTGGCAGCTTGCCGAAGTCATCATGCGCGGGTACGACCCCTGTGTATCATGTGCAACCCACATGATCGTACTGGATGAAGACAACAAAGTAGTGGCTCAGAAGCTCATCCAGTGA
- the mptA gene encoding GTP cyclohydrolase MptA produces the protein MDKAPEQPFSGKLPDVQATSPDVRINLTRVGVKNVKKLVEVTRPDKRPVVFISNFDVYVDLPGSLKGANLSRNFEVIDEVLQQAIDGEVNEIENLCSAVARKLLDRHEYADRTEVLMRSEFMVKRETPVSHTTCHEVVKVHARAIAKRTFRDPIVRKSIGAEVTGMTACPCAQNIMKERANHVLEGLGIDQKTIDAFFAEVPMATHNQRGRGFLCIETDDDQHVDLEKIIRILKESMSAGIYELLKRGDESAVVLAAHKNPRFVEDCVREMAKKVLSGFDYLPGDAVVTIKQTNEESIHQHDAYAERRATLAELQDELNGDHKTSC, from the coding sequence GTGGATAAGGCCCCGGAACAGCCGTTCAGCGGGAAACTGCCTGACGTTCAGGCAACATCCCCCGATGTAAGGATTAACCTGACCAGGGTCGGGGTGAAAAATGTAAAAAAACTTGTCGAGGTTACCCGCCCCGATAAAAGACCGGTTGTTTTTATCTCGAACTTCGATGTTTATGTGGATCTGCCCGGAAGCCTCAAAGGTGCTAACCTCTCACGGAACTTTGAGGTGATCGATGAGGTACTCCAGCAGGCAATTGATGGCGAAGTCAACGAGATCGAGAACCTTTGCAGTGCTGTGGCACGCAAGCTGCTTGACCGGCATGAATATGCGGATCGCACGGAAGTACTCATGCGCAGCGAGTTCATGGTCAAGCGCGAGACACCGGTGAGCCACACAACATGCCACGAAGTGGTCAAGGTCCATGCCCGGGCAATTGCAAAGAGAACTTTCCGCGATCCCATTGTAAGAAAGAGCATTGGTGCCGAGGTTACCGGCATGACCGCCTGCCCCTGTGCGCAGAATATCATGAAGGAGCGGGCCAACCACGTTCTTGAAGGGCTGGGTATTGACCAGAAGACCATTGATGCCTTCTTTGCCGAAGTTCCCATGGCCACCCACAACCAGCGGGGCCGGGGTTTCCTCTGCATCGAGACCGATGACGACCAGCATGTGGACCTTGAAAAGATCATCAGGATCCTCAAAGAATCCATGAGCGCCGGCATTTATGAGCTCCTTAAACGCGGCGATGAAAGTGCCGTTGTGCTTGCCGCGCACAAAAATCCGCGATTTGTGGAAGACTGCGTCCGGGAAATGGCAAAGAAAGTTCTGAGCGGGTTTGATTACCTGCCGGGAGATGCCGTTGTCACCATCAAACAGACAAATGAAGAAAGCATCCACCAGCATGACGCGTACGCTGAACGGAGGGCAACGCTTGCAGAATTGCAGGATGAACTCAACGGCGATCACAAAACATCCTGCTGA
- the ilvC gene encoding ketol-acid reductoisomerase: MMKKYYESDADLSVLSGKKIAVIGYGSQGRGQSLNLRDSGLDVIIGLRKGKSWDAAAKDGMNVMTVAEAAKKADIIQILLPDELQAAVYKNEILPHLSENKVLMFSHGFNIHFGQIQPPGNVDVIMVAPKGPGFMVRRQYEEGKGVPALIAIHQDHTCKAHKTALAYAKGIGATRAVVLETTFREETETDLFGEQAVLCGGTASLIKAGFETLVDAGYAPEMAYLEVCHELKLIVDLIYEGGLTNMRQYVSNTAQYGDMTRGPRVIGPEAYEAMEEILAEIQSGEFAKEWMLENMVNRPVFNALTKADEEHLLEETGKEVRAMMPQFRK; the protein is encoded by the coding sequence ATGATGAAAAAATACTATGAATCCGATGCCGATCTCTCGGTGCTCTCGGGCAAAAAAATTGCAGTGATCGGATACGGGTCACAGGGACGCGGGCAGTCGCTGAACTTACGGGACAGCGGCCTTGATGTAATCATCGGTCTGCGCAAGGGAAAGAGCTGGGATGCGGCCGCAAAGGACGGCATGAACGTCATGACCGTTGCCGAAGCGGCAAAGAAAGCAGATATCATCCAAATCCTCCTGCCGGACGAGCTCCAGGCAGCGGTCTACAAAAATGAGATCCTGCCCCACCTCTCCGAGAACAAGGTCCTGATGTTCTCCCATGGGTTTAACATCCACTTCGGCCAGATCCAGCCGCCGGGCAATGTGGATGTGATCATGGTGGCCCCCAAGGGCCCCGGCTTCATGGTGCGCCGGCAGTACGAGGAGGGTAAGGGAGTCCCTGCACTCATCGCCATCCACCAAGACCACACGTGCAAAGCCCACAAGACAGCTCTTGCGTATGCAAAGGGTATCGGCGCAACGCGTGCAGTCGTTCTCGAAACTACGTTCCGCGAGGAGACAGAGACCGATCTCTTCGGTGAACAGGCAGTGCTCTGCGGCGGAACTGCATCGCTTATCAAGGCGGGGTTCGAGACACTGGTCGATGCCGGGTATGCACCTGAGATGGCATATCTCGAAGTCTGCCACGAGCTCAAGCTGATCGTTGACCTGATCTATGAGGGCGGGCTCACCAATATGCGCCAGTACGTGAGCAACACGGCGCAGTACGGCGATATGACCCGCGGACCCCGTGTCATCGGGCCGGAGGCCTACGAGGCAATGGAAGAGATCCTTGCCGAGATCCAGAGCGGCGAGTTTGCCAAGGAATGGATGCTTGAGAATATGGTTAACCGTCCGGTCTTTAATGCGCTCACGAAGGCTGATGAGGAACACCTCCTTGAGGAGACCGGAAAAGAAGTACGGGCAATGATGCCCCAGTTCAGGAAATAA
- a CDS encoding flavodoxin family protein — protein sequence MRICIIYHSETGNTRHVAQHIASVIPDSRLVEVTDRAQHMALTRFLAQCKDARGENKTEIEPSHLNVREYDLLVFGSPVWAFKPTPAIHSIIDVLENCEKKRAVAFVTCGGRPGGSREVFKKWIEARGMNFAGFTSVNEKDIEDAAANAELITLVKSAVPKLD from the coding sequence ATGAGGATCTGCATCATCTACCATTCAGAAACGGGCAATACCCGGCATGTGGCGCAGCATATAGCTTCGGTCATCCCGGACAGCCGCCTGGTCGAAGTAACGGATCGCGCACAGCACATGGCACTGACCAGGTTTCTTGCGCAGTGCAAGGATGCACGCGGTGAGAATAAAACTGAGATCGAACCGTCCCACCTGAATGTGAGAGAATACGACCTTCTTGTGTTTGGATCCCCGGTCTGGGCATTCAAGCCAACGCCGGCCATTCATTCCATCATCGATGTGCTTGAGAACTGCGAAAAAAAACGGGCGGTTGCCTTTGTCACCTGCGGCGGCAGACCCGGCGGAAGCCGTGAGGTTTTCAAAAAATGGATCGAAGCACGGGGAATGAATTTTGCCGGGTTTACTTCCGTCAATGAGAAGGATATCGAGGACGCTGCTGCAAATGCCGAGCTGATCACTCTGGTCAAATCCGCAGTGCCAAAACTGGACTGA
- a CDS encoding translation initiation factor IF-2 subunit beta: MTDSYENLLKKAYSHISEKSASSERFVVPEAKAYVEGKTTILENFAEIADTVRRDKDHLMKYMLGELGTSGKIEGNRAIFNGKFEISQIRMIIKSYVDDYVICSECGKPDTRLVKDDRVLLLRCDACGGHRPVRKRKARTEPASENLEEGQVLDVEIQSLSKRGDGVVKMGRYIMYVSNAKPGQSVKIKISRISGSIVFTERAE; encoded by the coding sequence ATGACGGACTCCTACGAAAATCTCTTGAAAAAAGCCTATTCCCACATTTCTGAAAAAAGTGCCTCTTCGGAGCGCTTTGTGGTCCCTGAGGCCAAGGCTTACGTGGAAGGTAAGACCACGATCCTCGAGAATTTCGCAGAGATCGCTGACACCGTCCGTCGCGACAAGGATCACCTGATGAAGTATATGCTCGGTGAACTGGGAACCTCCGGCAAAATCGAGGGCAACCGGGCGATCTTCAACGGGAAGTTCGAGATTTCCCAGATACGGATGATCATCAAGAGTTACGTGGATGATTACGTAATATGCTCTGAATGCGGCAAGCCGGACACCCGCCTGGTCAAGGACGACCGGGTTCTACTCCTCCGCTGCGATGCCTGCGGCGGTCACCGCCCGGTCCGGAAGCGTAAGGCAAGAACCGAACCGGCTTCGGAAAACCTTGAAGAGGGACAGGTTTTGGATGTCGAGATCCAGTCGCTCTCCAAGCGCGGCGATGGTGTCGTGAAGATGGGCCGTTACATCATGTATGTCTCGAATGCAAAGCCCGGCCAGAGCGTAAAGATCAAGATCTCCCGCATATCTGGATCGATTGTCTTTACCGAAAGAGCGGAATAG
- a CDS encoding DNA-directed RNA polymerase subunit L, with protein sequence MIVKVLELEKDKARLVIQGEGHTFMNALVEEILTDPDVDVAKYTIEFQFSDPELLVTTKNAKKNPLTVIKKACKRISSNCDDLLKNLSKQK encoded by the coding sequence ATGATTGTAAAAGTACTTGAACTCGAAAAGGACAAGGCGCGACTCGTTATCCAGGGGGAGGGTCACACGTTCATGAACGCCCTTGTCGAAGAGATCCTGACCGACCCGGATGTAGACGTCGCAAAATACACTATCGAGTTCCAGTTCTCCGACCCCGAACTGCTGGTCACCACCAAAAACGCCAAGAAAAATCCCCTGACGGTCATAAAGAAGGCCTGCAAACGGATCTCCAGCAACTGCGACGATCTTCTCAAAAACCTTTCAAAGCAGAAGTAG
- a CDS encoding MBL fold metallo-hydrolase: MKVQLLGTGDAIGTPKIGCDCPQCQHAQKTGIGRLRTSLLIEQDGRHILVDTSPDLRQQLIRSGSPHIDAVVWTHGHYDHFMGFGEFYRVQKCPPVYAPEPVLRYCGGTFRFLEFEQNPVEPYVPFELFGITITPFLVKHPPAYTCGFVFERGGVRVGYTSDTNRDIPQKSLNLLENLDLLLVDALVPSHMTITKHMNYLDACTLAESLHPKAFRCIHISHMMPWEYPHLAHDGDIFEFP, from the coding sequence ATGAAAGTCCAGCTGCTGGGGACCGGGGATGCCATAGGCACACCCAAGATCGGGTGCGACTGCCCCCAATGCCAGCATGCACAGAAGACCGGCATCGGCCGGCTGCGGACCTCCCTTCTTATCGAACAGGACGGCCGCCATATCCTTGTTGACACCTCACCCGATCTCCGCCAGCAGCTGATCAGGTCAGGTTCACCCCATATCGATGCCGTGGTCTGGACCCACGGGCACTACGACCATTTCATGGGCTTTGGCGAGTTTTACCGGGTCCAGAAGTGTCCCCCGGTGTATGCCCCGGAGCCGGTGCTCCGGTACTGCGGCGGAACGTTCAGATTCCTTGAGTTCGAACAAAATCCGGTGGAGCCGTACGTACCGTTCGAACTTTTTGGTATCACGATCACGCCATTCCTCGTAAAACATCCCCCGGCATACACCTGCGGGTTTGTCTTTGAAAGGGGCGGTGTAAGAGTAGGGTACACCTCGGACACCAACCGGGATATCCCGCAAAAGAGTCTCAACCTGCTCGAAAATCTCGATCTCCTGCTTGTGGATGCACTCGTCCCCTCGCACATGACCATTACCAAGCATATGAACTACCTCGATGCCTGCACGCTGGCCGAAAGCCTGCACCCGAAGGCATTCCGTTGCATCCATATCAGTCATATGATGCCGTGGGAATACCCACACCTTGCCCATGATGGCGACATTTTTGAATTTCCCTAA
- a CDS encoding ATP-binding protein → MSGDLESLRIMEVLLTAEIFNQNPTLDLNDLTPACREIFCSGDTKSIKRPVYVSDGLMKRTLNIADAHDKIAKNPFVSYEEFGQRLKITTLQPAAEWFLAQGGKDLIRQNPALAFFFESFNGTGVSYQDVRKANPPYEDTRASLDTKLSKLIGEDEKLRGALDLVIVSAPEEIEQRMEDLICSPEQTAIIHKIHHALHHRDFLNRHRIYEVGKLLFVGPPGTGKTSLALAMSHSMHMPVLEVRLSMITSQYLGETSKNIDKIFELAKKLSPSILFIDEFDFVAKSRVTDDHGAMKRAVNSLLKNIDRISLVKNGVLLIGATNHPQLLDEAAWRRFDEIVEFSLPNEEMRREIIKSSTSSLSCTCDYQELAALTDGFSGADIRIMVKEALLSALMDKREKIDSADLETGIRMIRNRDAIRNLSWK, encoded by the coding sequence ATGTCCGGAGATTTGGAAAGCCTGCGCATCATGGAAGTCCTGCTGACTGCAGAAATTTTCAACCAGAACCCGACTCTCGATCTCAATGACCTGACGCCGGCCTGTCGGGAGATCTTCTGCTCCGGGGATACCAAATCCATCAAACGGCCGGTCTATGTGAGCGACGGGCTGATGAAGCGCACGCTCAATATTGCGGATGCACACGATAAGATCGCTAAAAATCCGTTTGTCTCCTACGAGGAGTTCGGTCAGCGCCTGAAGATAACAACACTCCAGCCGGCGGCAGAATGGTTCCTTGCCCAAGGGGGAAAAGATCTCATCCGGCAGAACCCGGCGCTTGCCTTTTTCTTTGAATCGTTCAACGGTACGGGAGTTTCGTACCAGGATGTGCGCAAGGCCAACCCGCCCTACGAGGATACGCGGGCAAGCCTTGACACCAAACTCTCCAAGCTGATCGGAGAGGACGAAAAACTCCGGGGGGCGCTTGACCTGGTGATCGTGAGCGCGCCCGAAGAGATCGAGCAGCGCATGGAGGATCTCATCTGTTCACCGGAACAGACCGCGATTATCCACAAAATCCACCACGCACTTCACCACCGGGACTTCCTGAACCGGCACCGCATTTACGAGGTGGGAAAACTCCTGTTCGTTGGCCCACCCGGAACCGGGAAGACTTCCTTAGCGCTTGCCATGTCCCACTCCATGCACATGCCGGTCCTCGAGGTCAGGCTTTCGATGATCACATCCCAGTATCTGGGGGAGACCTCGAAAAACATCGACAAGATCTTCGAACTTGCAAAGAAACTTTCCCCATCTATTCTCTTTATCGATGAATTCGATTTTGTCGCAAAGAGCCGGGTCACCGACGACCATGGTGCGATGAAACGGGCCGTCAACTCACTCTTAAAAAACATCGATCGTATCAGCCTGGTAAAAAACGGTGTCCTCCTGATCGGGGCTACAAATCACCCGCAATTGCTCGATGAAGCAGCATGGAGACGTTTTGACGAGATAGTGGAATTTTCCCTGCCAAACGAGGAGATGCGCAGGGAGATCATAAAGAGCAGCACGTCATCCCTGTCCTGCACCTGTGATTACCAGGAGCTCGCGGCACTCACCGACGGATTCTCCGGAGCGGATATCCGGATAATGGTAAAAGAGGCACTGCTCTCGGCCCTCATGGACAAGCGCGAAAAGATCGACAGCGCGGACCTGGAAACAGGCATACGCATGATCAGGAACCGCGACGCGATCCGGAACCTGAGCTGGAAATAA
- the map gene encoding type II methionyl aminopeptidase, translating to MNDDVLDTYISAGKLASVILRESAREIRAGGSFLELVESVEARVRESGADLAFPLNVSLNEDAAHDTAAPGDERVFAKGEVIKLDLGVQIDGYIADTATTVDLGNNALLLDASREALEAAIRIVKPGVTAGEIGAVIEKEITSRGYRPIANLTGHGLGQYIQHRDPTIPNIAINGGSVLEEGTAFAIEPFATTGSGRVGEKTRIEIYSQIAEKPVRIPSARAAMEKVRERHGLPFSRRWLDDKKMVLALPGLVRSGILHGYPVLADIPGSLVSQHEHTLIVTADGCIVTTR from the coding sequence ATGAACGATGATGTACTGGATACGTATATTTCAGCAGGGAAACTTGCCTCTGTGATCCTCAGGGAAAGCGCACGTGAGATCAGGGCGGGGGGGTCCTTCCTGGAACTGGTCGAGTCTGTGGAGGCCCGGGTCCGGGAGAGCGGTGCTGACCTTGCCTTCCCTCTCAATGTCTCTTTAAACGAAGATGCAGCCCACGACACGGCTGCGCCGGGTGATGAGCGGGTCTTTGCCAAAGGGGAGGTGATCAAGCTCGATCTCGGGGTGCAGATTGACGGTTACATTGCGGACACCGCAACAACGGTCGACCTCGGGAACAACGCGCTCCTCCTTGATGCGTCCCGCGAGGCCCTCGAAGCAGCAATTCGCATTGTGAAGCCGGGAGTGACCGCAGGAGAGATCGGGGCAGTCATAGAAAAAGAGATTACCAGCCGGGGGTACCGGCCCATCGCCAACCTCACCGGCCATGGCCTTGGCCAATATATACAGCACCGGGACCCCACCATTCCCAACATCGCCATCAACGGCGGTTCCGTGCTTGAAGAGGGTACGGCTTTTGCAATAGAACCATTTGCCACAACCGGGAGCGGCCGGGTTGGGGAAAAGACCCGTATTGAGATTTATTCCCAGATCGCAGAAAAGCCGGTCCGGATCCCCTCTGCCCGCGCGGCCATGGAAAAGGTAAGGGAACGCCACGGGCTTCCCTTCTCCCGGCGCTGGCTTGACGATAAAAAGATGGTCCTGGCACTCCCCGGCCTCGTGCGCTCCGGGATCCTCCACGGGTACCCTGTCCTTGCCGACATCCCGGGCTCGCTTGTCTCCCAGCACGAGCATACCCTGATCGTAACTGCCGACGGCTGCATAGTCACGACCCGCTGA